Proteins from a single region of Companilactobacillus farciminis KCTC 3681 = DSM 20184:
- a CDS encoding PTS system mannose/fructose/sorbose family transporter subunit IID — MKMMTSSNLKKKDFVKAFWRTFSMGASWEFSKQLGVGYAYAMTPLLEKIFKDKPEKLKESLKRNTEFFNVSNFCSSSIMGITASMEEKYATDDDFDPTTISSIKASLMGPLSAIGDSLMMSTWRIICTSIAAAFALKGNILGPILFILAYNIPTTLIRWYGLKYGYTMGVSFFDKLSSSDIIGKLSHYSSILGMIVIGAMTSSYVVMKTPISFGKGGAKLSLQTDVFNQIVPGLLPLLATYIMYKLLKKV; from the coding sequence ATGAAGATGATGACTTCTAGCAATTTGAAGAAAAAAGATTTTGTTAAAGCATTCTGGAGAACATTTTCGATGGGAGCATCTTGGGAATTTAGTAAGCAGTTGGGAGTTGGATATGCGTATGCTATGACTCCTTTACTGGAAAAGATTTTTAAAGATAAACCTGAAAAGCTTAAGGAATCACTCAAAAGAAATACTGAATTCTTCAATGTTTCTAATTTCTGTTCCTCGTCCATTATGGGAATTACAGCTTCTATGGAAGAAAAATATGCTACAGACGACGATTTTGATCCAACGACCATTAGTAGTATAAAGGCCAGTCTGATGGGGCCTTTATCAGCGATTGGCGATTCGCTGATGATGTCTACTTGGAGAATCATTTGTACAAGTATTGCCGCAGCGTTTGCTTTAAAAGGTAATATATTAGGCCCCATATTATTTATCTTAGCTTACAACATCCCCACTACTTTAATTAGATGGTACGGGTTGAAATACGGTTATACGATGGGGGTCAGCTTCTTCGATAAATTGAGTTCTAGCGATATTATCGGCAAGCTATCACATTACTCGTCAATACTAGGGATGATTGTTATTGGTGCAATGACATCTAGTTATGTCGTAATGAAAACGCCTATTTCTTTTGGTAAAGGTGGAGCAAAATTATCATTACAAACTGATGTCTTTAATCAAATCGTACCTGGCTTGTTACCACTTTTGGCAACATATATTATGTACAAACTACTTAAAAAGGTGTAA